One genomic region from Ammospiza nelsoni isolate bAmmNel1 chromosome 13, bAmmNel1.pri, whole genome shotgun sequence encodes:
- the AMFR gene encoding E3 ubiquitin-protein ligase AMFR isoform X2: MLVAKLIQYMVFGPLRVSERQHLKDKFWNFIFYKFIFIFGVLNVQTVEEVVMWCLWFSGLVFLHLMVQLCKDRFEYLSFSPTTPMSSHVRVLALLIAMLLSCCGLAVVCGVVGYTHGMHTLAFMAAESLLVTVRTAHVILRYVVHLWDLNHEGTWEGKGTYVYYTDFVMELTLLSLDLMHHIHMLLFGNIWLSMASLVIFMQLRYLFHEVQRRIRRHKNYLRVVGNMEARFAVATPEELAVNNDDCAICWDSMQSARKLPCGHLFHNSCLRSWLEQDTSCPTCRMSLNITDSHHVREDHQRENLDENLVPVAAAEGRPRLNQHNHFFHFDGSRIASWLPSFSVEVMHTTNILGIAQASNSQLNVMAHQIQEMFPQVPYHLVLQDLQLTRSVEITTDNILEGRIQVPFPTQRADSIRPALNNPVERHSTDQEDTGTVTQTERVPLELNSRLEEMVEFNEMEAEPNEAEDFEARGSRFSKSADERQRMLVQRKEDLLQQARKRYLNKTSDEELSTEKPLPEGAADAATLRRRTLAAAAERRLQMQQNS; the protein is encoded by the exons CATCTCAAGGATAAATTCTGGAATTTCATTTTCTACAAGTTTATCTTCATTTTTGGTGTGCTGAATGTTCAGACAGTGGAAGAAGTAGTGATGTGGTGCCTCTGGTTCTCTGGACTTGTGTTTCTCCATCTGATGGTTCAGCTCTGCAAGGATCGCTTTGAATAT ctttccttttctcctaCCACACCCATGAGCAGCCACGTGAgagtgctggccctgctcatAGCCatgctcctgtcctgctgtggaTTAGCAGTTGTCTGTGGAGTTGTTGGCTACACCCATGGCATGCACACCTTGGCTTTCATGGCAGCAGAG TCTCTGCTGGTGACAGTCAGAACTGCTCATGTGATTTTAAG ATATGTTGTTCATCTCTGGGATCTCAACCATGAAGGAACTTGGGAGGGCAAAGGCACTTATGTCTACTACACAGATTTTGTCATGGAGCTAACTCTGCTTTCCCTGGACTTGATGCATCATATTCATATGCTG CTGTTTGGCAATATCTGGCTGTCCATGGCGAGCCTGGTGATTTTCATGCAGCTGCGTTACCTGTTCCACGAGGTGCAGCGGCGAATTCGGCGGCACAAGAACTACCTGCGTGTGGTTGGAAACATGGAGGCCAG GTTTGCAGTTGCAACACCggaggagctggcagtgaaCAATGATGACTGTGCCATTTGCTGGGACTCCATGCAATCTGCACGGAAACTCCCCTGTGGCCACCTCTTCCACAA CTCGTGCCTGAGGTCCTGGCTGGAACAAGACACATCCTGCCCCACCTGCAGAATGTCTCTGAATATCACTGACAGCCACCACGTGAGGGAGGATCACCAGAGGGAGAACCTGGATGAGAACCTGGTGccggtggcagcagcagaaggcagaCCCCGCCTGAACCAGCACAATCACTTCTTCCACTTTGATG GCTCTCGAATTGCCAGCTGGCTGCCCAGTTTCTCTGTGGAAGTGATGCACACAACCAACATCCTTGGAATTGCACAAGCCAGCAACTCCCAGCTCAATGTTATG GCCCATCAGATTCAGGAGATGTTCCCTCAGGTCCCTTATCATTTAGTCCTGCAGGATCTGCAGCTAACTCGTTCTGTGGAGATCACCACTGACAACATCCTGGAAGGGCGCATCCAGGTGCCTTTCCCCACACAG CGTGCAGACAGCATTAGACCTGCATTGAACAACCCTGTGGAAAGGCACAGTACTGATCAGGAGGATACTGGAACTGTCACACAG ACTGAGAGAGTGCCTCTTGAACTGAACTCTAGACTGGAAGAAATGGTGGAATTCAACGAGATGGAAGCAGAACCTAATGAAGCAGAAGATTTTGAGGCCAGGGGAAGTCGCTTTTCCAAGTCAGCCGATGAGAGGCAGCGAATGCTGGTTCAGCGGAAGGAGGACTTGTTGCAACAAGCTCGAAA GCGTTACTTGAACAAAACCTCCGAtgaggagctgagcacagagaagCCTTTGCCCGAGGGAGCGGCGGACGCCGCCACCCTGCGCCGCAGGACCCTGGCTGCCGCTGCCGAACGGAGACTTCAGATGCAGCAAAACTCTTAG